ACGAAAAATGATCAAGGTCGCTAAGGCCAAGACAATGACTGTAAAAAGCAGGTCATAATCGTGCAAGATCCATCCAGTCAAAGGGAGAAGGAGGACAGATAGAATGGCGAGTAGCGCAACGGTAACACTCGAAAACGAGATCATACTGGTTAAATACAGGCTGGCTACAAAATACACAGCTAAAATTAGTAGTAGGATAGGCGAGAAGCCAAGTAATACACCAGCACTTGTCGCCACTGCTTTTCCCCCCTTGAATCCAGCAAAAATTGGAAAAGTGTGACCTAAAACAGCTAAGAGACCAAAGACCATCGGTGAGATCCCTTGAATTCCGAAGAAAGTCGGAAGGAGAACGGCTAAAGTCCCTTTTAAGAAATCAATCGCAAAGACGATGATCCCAGCTTTCTTCCCTAAAATCCGAAAGGTATTGGTCGTTCCTGTATTGCCCGAGCCATGTTCCCGTAAATTAATATGGAAAAAGATTTTCCCAATCCATAATCCCGAAGGAATGGAGCCTAATAGATAGGCTAAAATTAAAACACTTATTTCTTTTATCATACTTTCATTATAACAAAAAGCCATCAATAGAAAAAGCAATTTTTGGAGTTCAAGTGTGACATCTGAAGAAAGTGCTCAGCCAGTATTTTATACTGAGATATAGAAATCTCCATATAAAGAGAAAAAATTTTGCAAAATTTCCTAAAAAACTGTAATATAGAAAAGATGAACAAACAGGAGGTTCCTTGTGGCAAAAAAGGAAATCAATATTAATAATTATAATGACGATGCCATTCAGGTACTAGAAGGGTTGGATGCAGTCCGTAAACGTCCAGGAATGTATATCGGATCGACCGATGGAAACGGCTTGCATCACATGGTCTGGGAGATCGTTGACAATGCGGTCGATGAAGCCTTGTCTGGCTTTGGCTCACAAATCGATGTCACGATTAATAAAGATGGTTCTCTATCGGTAGAAGACCAGGGACGTGGAATGCCGACAGGAATGCATGCTATGGGCAAACCAACC
Above is a window of Streptococcus sp. LPB0220 DNA encoding:
- the plsY gene encoding glycerol-3-phosphate 1-O-acyltransferase PlsY, encoding MIKEISVLILAYLLGSIPSGLWIGKIFFHINLREHGSGNTGTTNTFRILGKKAGIIVFAIDFLKGTLAVLLPTFFGIQGISPMVFGLLAVLGHTFPIFAGFKGGKAVATSAGVLLGFSPILLLILAVYFVASLYLTSMISFSSVTVALLAILSVLLLPLTGWILHDYDLLFTVIVLALATLIIFRHKDNIQRIKEKKENLIPWGKNITHQQPKN